The DNA segment TTTGCCGTTTATTGGTGTcgtgaaacagaaacacagcgCATTGGTCGGATCGACGTAAATTCATTGTAACCtgacttttcattcatttttgatTTGCTGCAAAACAAAGggattgtaaatgtattttctgtAGGTAAATGATTTCTAGTGacggttatatatatatatatatatatatatatatatatatatatatatatatatatatatatatatatatattttaactatAAATTGTTAGTGAAGGGAGACAGTTGGAGAGCCACGTAGCCATGGGTTCCCGAACACTGACTTACAGTTATTAAAGTTTCTATTGTATATTCAGCAAAGTGGTGTGACTATTAGGGTCCGAAACATGTCTCACGCTGTCCTACACAAACAATACTTCTCCCAAATTCAGCCTGTTTGAATCTGGTCACCAAATGTAAAAAcggtgttcatttatttattgagttGTATGCCTATTCATATTTAGATATTAATTGATTATGTGCCAATGACAAATGAAAGTTCGATAAAGACGTGCTTGATCTCTCCAGAGGGAATCCAACTGTCCCCTCAACGAGTCCGCTGTCCCGCACTGCGCATGCGCGTAGGTTTAGTCAATTACGTCAGGAACGTGACGGACTCGGTGGCGTTTTCGCTGGACCAAGAAATGTCGCGAAGAAAACTTCGAAAATCCAAACAGAAAtggaaaagcaaaaaagagGACAAGGCGAAAATCATCAGCTGTGTTGAGGAAAAGTGTGTGACGGCGAAGTGTGTGTGGGAGCGTGTGAACGCGGAGTCCACTGGCCGCAAACAGAAGACATCAAAACAAGTGCATTTCACCGTGCTGCCGGACAGATACGAGCCTCTAGAGGAGGACAGAGTCTCGGATACAGCCCCAGAAGAAAACCACAGggaaaaacaacagaaacacaAGAGGATCCGCAAAGTATGTAAACTTTTATTAAAGTTTGGGTTGTTCTTTAATTACTGTATCTTTTACCTTTAGGAAGTTTGGTCTTGATGTCACATGACATCTGCTTTATCTTCGACCTGCGGTAATGTTCTGAACATGTGATAGTGGTCAGACTGTTTTTCTGGCAATATTTTGATTTAATAACTActttacaaaatgaaaacactTATGAGTCATAAACATAAtgcatataattataaattaaatgcaCTGCCTTTGTTGGGCCCTGGAGCAAGGCCCCTAtctctctctgctccagggcCACCATATCATTGCTGACTCTGCATcctgacctcagcttcctaacaagctgggatatcccaagaaacaatttcactgtgctgtaatgtatacgTGACAAAGGCACTTGCTAATAatctacaaatatatataaaaagataaaataaaatcctaatAATTTTAACAAAACCAATATATgcctttataattttttattacaggTACAGGTTTATTGCTACCACGTCAGCATGGCATGATTGTGTAACACACATGACTATTTAGAAAAGTTTAGGTCTAGCTTTTCTTAATGGATTTGGTTTAGCATATATGTAAGTGTAAGATCCCACAAACGTGATCAGTTCATAAGAActttgatacaaaaaaaaagaaataaatacttcAAAACCGCAGAATAAAATGAAACTTTGCAAACAGCACATGTAACttaaaaggaagaagaagaatatacaatATAGTCAAATGGTgtctaaatgtaaaattttaaattaagaaCCCAGAAAAAACCTGTGCGAAAATATACAAACAGTAACCTGAGCATGGGATTGAAGTAGGGACCTGGAAACTGCACCATTGTGACATGCTAAtcatatatgttatatatatttccatattagagtttttctaaataaaaggATTTGACTGAGCTGTATATGGACTCGCTTTGTGATCCAGGGACTCAACTATCCCTGAGCTGTATGTCAGGACATGCGTTTTAGAATAGCTACATTGgctaatgcaaaaaaacattggttgtacttacatttttttgacaCATTTGGCAACAGTGATTGCTCAGAATACACTGAATGGCCAAACGGTTTGTGAAAACCTGACTACCACACcgatatgtggttcttccccaaatcgTTTCCACAAAACTGTCTAGAATGCCTTTGTATTAACCTTATTGAGACTCGAACACACAGCAAGCTCCATGATGATGTGGCCTTTGGGATAAAATGAAACGTTGAATGCACAATGGCAAAATGTAATAGAGATCTCTATGTATGGGCTTGTATGATTTATATTCCTGTGAAATATCTTTTGAAGtcttttatacacttttttcaCATACAATTTCAATATAGTTATATAATTCAGATGGTTGTAGAATTATAATCTATAATTCACTCCCTTTCTCACTTGTTCAGAACTTTGGAAAAGCTCTTCGCTACACCTGGAAGTGTCTGGTCGTTGGACTGCAGAGTTTCAGCACATCATACTCCGGGCCTTTGGGTGCAGCTTCCCCTCTCATCCCTGAGATCTTAAGGACAAAGGGTAGCGCATGATGGGACAAAATCCTTGTATAACCTCCCAAAAGTTTCATTTCAAAGTACAAAGTTTTCCAGAATCATTTAATTGATATGTGATTGATGTTTCAGTAATCCTGAGGTACTTTTCAGCCAAGTGGTCCAAATTATTCCCACTAGACTCCTTAGGTCTTAACTTAATTTCCCATAAAGGCctgtattaaataaagaaaactgacaaacaaaatctttaatactttattattttattctttgtgGTGGCTCATTAGCATAGTGTTTTTGAATGAACTCTCAAATTTATTCAGACTGGTTTGTCTATgttaagaaaaaaggaaagattttTCAGGCTTTTCACAGCTGGTATCCCACCAAAAAGACATCCTAGAAGGATTCACGCTTGGTGGATTTTTCTTTGATCATGACCTAAGCAGTTTAAAATCACGATGAGTCAAGCATGTGACTTTTCACCTAGTGCCAGTAACCTAATCTGAACATGTGATTTCATCTGTTAATCATCTCAGGTCAATAATCAATTTTTAAGTCTATCGCAATTCAGCTTTTCACATTATTGTcatcattataaaattataaagtgTATGGTAActgatagtaataataataattgctataaagtaaaacaaatggaGTGTGTAGAGCAGTGGTCAGAGCTGAACATTTTTATACAGACATTTTTGCTCTTTTAAGAACTAAAAATCCTGTTGGAAAATCTAATGTGAATGTTATAGTGACATAAACTGGTTTAATATGTAACAGTACAGTATACTGGTATACTCATTttgtattttcatatattttacattttgacaaTGGCCTTAAAAACAAGCTTTGTGTGATTATAAAAGGGTTAATGATTtgattgccaaaaaaaaaaaaaagatcagccACAactaattttgtaattttttttacattttataatgcaGACACATGCAATcacttaaatattttaatacagacAAATACATAGTTTCTGTGAATGTTTTATTGAGGACCTGAGGATGTTGTGTTTAGAAATTTTGTGAACATTTATAGTGTCATGCAacgtatattttttaaaacgtttattttatttgttgttattaaGTAATGTTATATTTACTAAATTCACTTGAAAATTATTTCTTCTTGTAAGGTCTCACACAGTGTAATGTTAAAGTATGGCTGTACTAATTGATAAGCTCAACCTCAAAGCTGGCTGTAGgtcacttttttaatttatagaaagtagagtgaaagtttatagattgaaaagtaaaaaaatctgtttagatGGTGATGTTCACCATTGTGTGGCAGTATTGTGTCAGTAATGACAGAAAATCTAccatttctgtttgtgtttttgtgatggTCAGATCTGAAATGTAATTTCacttttgtataaaaatgaaagaaatatccCTAAATATCTTACATTATTGATAAAGTCGCTACAAGGTGACTATCATGTCTTGTTCTGTTTTAATGAGTTCCATTTCAATGCAGTCCAATAATGTTGGCATTTGACTTCCATTTTCTAGAAGGCAGTTAAACATTGTCATTCttcaaataaaactaaagtgaAAATGACTGGTTTGTTTCTTCAGGCTAGCTTAATGCTGTCTTTTCTCATTCATTTTGATCGTCATCTTGTTTGTAAgcggtttgtttattttataattaaggAGAGATATAACAGAGAAAACGTTGAATttgaatatatgtgtatatacactgcCCATCCCAAAAAAGAAAGTCACCATAGATTTAAATAAGCAAATTCAAAAATAAGAGCCTCCCATTGGATAATTACTTCATGGATGATTCAGctgtttcagctggcaacaagttatttaacaCTAACATATGCTGTGAGTAGCTTCTCATTTTTTGAACACCCAAGTCGGAAGACACATCATGTGGTCCTGGAAAAGATATTAATTtgtttcagaagggtcaaatGATTTGGCATTCATCAAGCAAAGAAACCATTTAGGGAGAAACTACTATTGCTGAAACTACTAAATTTGGGTTAAGAACTGTCCATCGCATTATTAAAAACCGGAGGGATGGTGGGGAACCATCATCTTCGTGGAAGAAATGTGGTCAGAAAAAAGTCTTGAATGATCATGAAACATTTGGTGAaatcaaattgtaaaaaaaacaacagtaaaactTATGGCTATGTTTAATAGTAAAGCTAAGAGCATTTCTACACGCACAAACTTGAGGGAACTAGAGGGATTGGGACTGAACAGCTGTgtagtcttaaaaaaaaacacttgtgaATAAGACTGATCGGAAAAAAAGCCTTACATTTGCTCTCCCATCAATACAAGGTCAATACAAGATCATTAAAAGGCGTCTTAAATGTTAGCGTGTATGATGTATATATTGTGCAATCCTTATATGTCCATTTCGTGAAAACCAAGCTGTTGAATAAACATctttcacatgaactaggagacccaaacattcAGCATGACATTGTCTGTGTGCACAAagagagctccatgaagaaatggtttacctgggttggagtggaagatcttgagtggcctgctgtagagcacctttgggatgaattggaatgctgactgcaccccaggcctcctcaccctactgtacagcagtacctgactttactaatactctTGTGGCCCTCCAAAATGGAAGTCGACCATTTTTCCCagaaaaatgaacatttattacattgtCTACAGAAAAGCCTACCTGTaagtaaaaagtgaaatattCCTGGTATCATTTGTCAGACATTccatattttaattgtatttttgtacaCATGTATGACATCCCTGAACGGTGATTGATACTAAGTGATAGTCAGCCATCTGGTTCTACCATGCATTCCTTGTTTGTGTTTGATGTTTTCTAAGTCATaagtgttcatttatttcatttcatatcaCTCCATCTGTGATCTCTTCCAAGTTTTTCTCAACACAATTTCCAAACGTAACATCATAATGCCAGCATTATTGGAAAATGATTTCTAGCTAAACTATTTAGCAGATATCCAGTTCAATCTAGTTcattaatatgttttattatatatgacaAGCTTCTTTAAATGTAGTCTTTTTAGATTCTCTAAGTGAAACTAAAACATAGAATAATATTTCATGTTCGGGATGCATGACTAGCGTGTGACTAATGACCAGTATAGTTTTATGACCTTCACTCCCTATTTCAGGATGTCACGTCTAACATTGTTTCTTAATAGGTGGTGTTGACCTCCAATTATGAGATAAGAACATGCTTTGGTTATGAGTGTATTATTGTGTCACAGTTCTATTACACCTGGCAAAACAACAGTGTATCAGCTCCACACTAAACTCTGTTACTAACAAGggaggattaaaaaaataaccttcTTTTCTAACCTTATGCATTCAGAAAACTATATATCTATTGGTGAACTGAGGACAGCCTTCCATATGTCTGTTTACAGCCTCTTAATGAAATGAAAGTGACACTGTTGTTACACATTTTAACGAATGTACAAATGCAAATACAAGATGTGATCACAAGAAGAACatctaaaacaaacacattggTCTTACTAGCCTTTTGaggatttcttcttcttcttcttcttcttcttcttcttcttcttaattttacagtttttctcccTAGTTTTGTGAAACACTGAGCTCCAAGGATCTATGACCAAAGATGTACGTGACCACGATTACCACTTAAACAATACTCGACCTGTATACCCCGACCTGTTAGGGGCAGCGGGTGCAACATCTGTAACCATACAAAGCAAAGGTTACGTACCGGTAATTAACATTAACAGACACCAGCTAGACAATAGTATCACCCAGCCATTCTTTGGGCCATTCTTCATTTCTAACACTTACATTTAAAGCTAAATaccatttacattacaataggGAAGAACAGTATAAATAGCCTGAGCAGAAATTGTCCTCTGTTCTTTTTGACTCTGATAAGCCCAATGTACTTTATGTTTTTTGTGACTGCTACGCCATTATAAACAACTTCTTCATTGCTTTTTTCTTACACAGCTCATATGACAACAACCAGCCAAGAGGTGTGAATGGTCACATGTGCTTCCTCTAAGACCCCGCAACCATACTTAATTCGAACTTTTGCTTATGCTGCATCATAGGAAAGTGTAATACACTTGAAAGAATATGAGCATTTATGTGAGCTGACAGATGAGCATGATTGGTTGCTGTTGCTGTGATGCACAGGGAGAAAGAGTAAATGGGCTGACAGTGAGACCTTCACATTATACATTATCAAAACCCTGATCACAAAACATTTACACTGTGTGACAATGACATTAAAacgtatataataaaatgaaaaccagACTTTATCCTTCGGAAACAGAAGAAGGGATTTTACTAATAAATGGTTCTTCTCTTATGATTTTCCATAAGAGACCAATTGTCCCTATAAAGTCAAAGCTGTATGATTTACCTATTCTTGTCTGAACATCCTCACCAAGTCAAAAACATGCATTtagtcacatgcacacagagcCACAGGCAGGCCACAGATAAGCACAATGGTTGAAATAATTCCTGTTACTGAGAATTTTGCAAACACTAATCACAATGTGGTCAGTCAAAGTATGTGTCAGCATTAATCATTCATACAGCAAATCAACACCTGAAACACAAAGTGGAAGTAATACACAgtctttaattaaatgaaatgtgaTAAGTAACTGAAGTCCTACGAAGATTGTTTAATTTacttatataattttataaagctAACTGTgatatttagcatttatttacCATTGTGTACATGTGGATCATTTTCACAAATGTATTGTTCTATGTACAATAAAGCAATTTATCCTCTTCAGGATTGCCTTGGATCTACCGCCTTAGGAAACAATGTGTCAGGGATACATCCTGGATGGGACACCAGTCCACTGGGCTCCAGGAGTGGACTTTTCTAATCTTCTTCTGCACAGAGTCTGTGAGTCTATGCCCATGATAGTATCAGATACAATCTTATAAAAATGCAGATGATAGTCTCAGATTCAATCTTTTAAAGATCTTATAAACATTGAATCTGAggctcaaatatttttttctttgttcagtCTTTCTGTCCAGTCTTGGCTTACAAGAATGGAGCCCAATGTGGTCTCTTGTTGTTCTAGTTAATCCACCCAAAGATAAAAACTTTGCACACGTTGAGGTGCTTTTCTACTCATCACAGGTGTGATTATATGAGGTACAGTACCCCTCTTGGCATCTCAGTCCAATTTGGCCATTTCAggccaatttctttttttatcaacaAGACAGTTTGGCATTTGCTcagtgtatttttgtatttattttggtaCCATTATGaggatacttaaaaaaaaaaaacaggagagcAGTTTCAAAACTCCGCACTCCACAACTCTCATGCTCCACCAGTGCCCTGGCACCAGCAACAATATCAAATATTACACTTTTCATTTAGATGTTTCATAATAACATTAACTGACGTCTTGACATGCATCTGTATGATTTTATTCATTgtgctgctgctacatgattgGCCGATTAGATTACAACATGAAGGTTCAGGTTTTTCTATTAAAGTGGTCAGTGTATTACAGACTTACGCACTTAATATTTTGGAACACTTTGATGTTAAATTTGAGCTGTTAGCAAACAGCACAATAATAAACTATAACATAGAAAttaatatgtacagtatctcacaaaagtgactACACCCTTCAAATTTCAGCAATCATTTGAGTatttaagggacaatactattgaaatgaaacttgaatatttttttgaatATTCTAGTtttaatgtgcagtttgtataacagtacagatttactgtcctttgaaaataactcaacatacagacattattgtctaaatagctggcaacaaaagtaagtaccttgagaacatataataaaatggttgttgAAATGCGAGTGGTGTAGTCATTTTTGTTAGATATTGTATATGCAAAGTACATGGTAAGTGTATACTTTTATGctgacaataataaaaaaaaagcaaatcaaaTAACAGGAATGCTTTGTATTTCAGGTTAGGGCAAGACTAAGAAAAGAACATAGGCAAGTATGCACAAAATACCCGCAACCTCTATGCTCAGGtgccatataaatatatacagtactgacCTGTCAAAATGTTTTCTGACAAGTCTTTATTATTAAGAGGGCTACATAAACAAAACTGCACATGCACTGTATCAAAGGCCAAGGTTTGTTTTGGCCCATTGTTTATTCTGTTGGATAGGTGATGATATGGGATGTAAGCAGCTCTTGAAATCTACCAAGGCTTGGAGAAGTGCCACAGATATGGGTCTATGTCATTCATCATGGTTTAGTGCATCTCCAACTGTCTCGGAGGCTAATCCCAGACTGCTGAACTGCCAAGTGAAGTGAAAGGCAAGAGATAATTGCTGCCTTAGTAAACGAAAATATTTAATAGTTTTAGCTTGAAAAGCAAAAGCGTGAAGTGATATTATTTCAGAATCCTCCTTTGATTATGTTACATAAAAGTTTTTTGGCATTTGGCAGGCGCCCTTATCAAGAGAATCTTTAGGAGGGTTTAAAGTCTGTAATACCATCAGACTAAAAACTCTGTTGTCAGGGTAATTTAGTAAGAATAgtgcacaaacatttttttaatgcaaatttcTAGTactttaggaagaggtaggtctttagatttctaggggaagttcatgcTACCATTTTGGTGCCAAGACAGAGAAGTGTCTTGCCTTACTTGCACCCTAAGAGAGGGACTAATCAAGCAGTGCTAAAGGATCAGATGAATTGGGTGCGGCACAGGTTGTAAAAAGTACTTTGAGGTAAGTGGGTGCTGGTCAGTTTTTCGAATTTATAGATTTAAATGTGTGGTAGCTACAGGGTGTGGGTAACTACAGAAAGCCAATTGAAGAAATGtcgcagtggggtggtgtggagaaACTTAGTTGAAAAAAAGTCATGCATCTGCATTCTGGACTATTTGCAGCAAATACCACATTAATGACGATCTGGCAGGAGCGAGTTGCAATAGTTTAgcctgtacatatgcttacatatatatcacatgctgtaaatatgccacaTATTTTTCTGCACTAATTGCACgtttgctactttttgcacctCTGGTAGTTGCCAAACTG comes from the Silurus meridionalis isolate SWU-2019-XX chromosome 8, ASM1480568v1, whole genome shotgun sequence genome and includes:
- the c8h1orf115 gene encoding uncharacterized protein C1orf115 homolog → MSRRKLRKSKQKWKSKKEDKAKIISCVEEKCVTAKCVWERVNAESTGRKQKTSKQVHFTVLPDRYEPLEEDRVSDTAPEENHREKQQKHKRIRKNFGKALRYTWKCLVVGLQSFSTSYSGPLGAASPLIPEILRTKGSA